A window of Phycisphaerae bacterium genomic DNA:
CTGGTCGCCCAATACTTGGCGAATCCAGCCCAGCCCAGGTCCTTAATCAGCGGACTGGCCCGCTTCCATTTCTGAAAGATGTTCTCAGCCATCTGGTTCACCATTTTGATGTCCGGCAGACAGGTCATGGCCGGCGATGCCCCAAGCCTAGACCCGCGGCGCAGATTCGAGGGGCCCAATGTGCCAAAATGCGGTTTTCTCGCGTAAAACCGCGTGTGCCTGTATATATTTAAGGATACTCTTTTGAATTGGCAGGCAGCAGGATTCCGGAGGCCAGGACGATCGTCGTGACCAGCTCAGCGCGATTGCGGACCCGCAGCCGCTGGTGCAGCCGCTGGTTGTACGTGTGCACCGTGCCCTTTTGGATTCCCAGCGCCGAGCCGATCTCCGCCAGAGACAGGCCCTTGAGAAGCAGTAGCGCCACCTGCAGCTCGCGGATCGTGATGCCCAGGTCCTCCGCCATCCGCCGCCAGCGGGCCGGATCGGCGAACCGCTCGTAGCTGATCCTCATCGTGGGCTCCAGATCCGGCAGCCGGCCGATCACCGGCCCCAGTTGTTCCCGTCGGTCACGTCGAGTCATCGCTTGCGAGTCCTTTCGCCTGTCGCTGCTGTTCGCACTGCGGGCAGTGGGTCTTTCCGATCGGGGCCCGCGAGGCCTTCATCCGCTTGACGTGCCCGCACGCCAGCGTCAGCGTCACACAAGACCCCAGCCGCTCGCAGTCGCAGCGGGCCTCCGTCCGCACGTGCACAATCTGTCGTGGCGTCATCAGATACCCTTTCCCTTCTTGTCTTCTGTTCTCTGTGCTCTCTGTGTCCTCTGTGGTGAATCATCTTCGCGTCTGCTCCGGCAGCCGCTCGGCCGCGTCCCGGCGGGACAACTCCAGGCCCAGCGCCGCAAACGCCAGGGCCGCCACGGCCGGATAGTCTTCGAGTCTCAAATCCGCCGGGTCTTCGTTGGCCGGCACCACCAGCATTTCGCCCGCCAGGGCCGACGCCGGCGACACCCGCAGCCGATCGCCCGGCGAGCCGGGTCCGCTGTAGATCCGCTGCAAGAGCGGCATCACGTACGCCATCGGGCCCCGCAGCTCGCACAGGCCCGAATGCTCCACGCGAAGGCCCCGCCCCGCGTACTCATTACAAATCGTCATCGCCGCGGCGTTCCTGGCGTCGGCCAGGACCCGCTCCGGATGAAAAAAGTCCCGCAGCTCCGCCAAGAGCGAAATCAGCCGGTCCAGACGCGGCGAGTCCGCCACATCGAGCACGTCCAGACAGGGGCGTCCGGCGATATGCTCGGTCGCATGCTCGCCGACCACCACCACCCAGCCCGGTCTCACGCCCGGCCACATCGCCCCGGCGAAGATCCGCGAGTACCGCACATCCTGGTCCACCGGGAAATGATCGATAGGGGTCTGTCTCATGTCGCGTCCGATCCAAAGTATCTCGCCCCCTCCGTGCTGTACAACAAGTACCGCAGGGCATCGGGGCAATGGTCATCCTGTTTTTCGGGCTCATCGCGCGGGTCCCGCGTCTGGGTCCCCTGGCGCCATCGGTATGCGATCATCTCGCGGATCGTGTTGGGGCATCGCGGCGAGATCGTCAGTTGAGGCCGGCCGTCGGCCTGGACCTTGAGCTTGGCCTGGACCAGCTCGATCCCCAGGCGAATATCCTTTTTCGCCGGCAGCGTCTCGATCCCCAACTGCCGCAGCTCGTAGATGTCCTGGGCGTCGTGGTCGGCCCAGCGTGCGACGATCCGGGTCCGGCCGGTCATCGCCCGGATTTTCGCGGCATGCCAGGCCAGAGACTCCCTCGCCTGGTAGTGCTCTGCGTAGACGTGCCATCGGCGGTCCGCCCCGTACCGGGCGGCACAGAGGCAGACGAACGGATTGTTGAAGCCCAGGTCGATTCCCTGATAGTGCTGGGCGTCCGCCGGCAACTCGATTTCCTGAACGTGGACCTCCCGGCGGAACGTCTTATACACCGCCCCCAGGAACGCCGCGAAGTAGCCCCTGATACGCGTCGCCTGGACCTCTTCGGGCCAGGCCGCGATCCGGGCGTCGATCTCGGCATCGTCGATGTACCCGCCGCGGCTCTTACGGTTGTCGTTGAGGTCCGCATGGAAGACCGCGTCCTGCGGGCCGGGATCTCGCTCGCGCTTCTCCATCCAGTCCTGGGCGATCAGAGGAGTCGCGGACCAGGCCATATATCCGTTTCGGTCCGCCAGACGCATTACGAGTTCGTCCATGATCGAGGCCGAATCGTGCTCGCACTGCTCGTCGCAGTAGATCGCATCGACCGCGCGGCCCTGGAACGCGACGCGGCCCTGCTCGAAGGCTTTCAGTTCGATCCTCGCCCCGTTATCGATCAGGAGTTCTTTCGGGATGTCGGCGCCCTTGTTGTGCCAGACGATTCCCTTGAGCCGCCGCATCGGAAGATAGGCCTTGATCTTCTCCTGCCACAGGATCTTGCCCACCATCTCCCAGGTCGGCGCGATTGCCCAGAGCACCGCCCCCGCCGGCGTCCTTCGCCACGGATGCACGCCCAGGGCGAAAGCACACAGGTCATACCCGATGTTCGACTCGCTCTTACCGGACCGGTTTCCCCCGAAGAACCATCGGTACTTCGCCTGCGAGGAGTGGAACTTCCTGGCCTCGGGCAGCGCCCGATACGCCAGAATCTTCCTACCGATCATCGCAATCTGCCGGTCCGTCAGCATCGCAAACCCGTCACTCATGGTGAATCTTCATCGCCTGCCGGATCTCTTCGCACTCTTCGGCCGTCAGCACGTCCGGGCTCTCCATCACCACATGCGCCACCGGCCGGCCTTCATCGCGGTCCCACATCCGCATCGTCGCCTGCAGCGCCACGCCGACCAGGCCCTTCTTCAGCAGTTGCAGGGCCTGCTTGGCCGCGATCCGCCGGGCCAGAGATTCGCTCTTGTCCCCCTGGACCCGCCTTGCCTCATCCTCCCCGGCCTCCAGGAACTTGCAGATATGCCGCCACAAATTCGCTCGCGCCGGCGGTGTTCCCGCCGGATTGCCCGAAACCCCGGGGGCAAACTGATGCTCCACAGGCGGTTTGCCGTAGCCGACATCGCCCCGTTTCGGGCCTTTTCCCAGTTCCGCAGGGATTTGATTCGCAACCCGTGACCTGTGGCCCGTGGCTCGCGGGCGCTTGACCGCCCTGGCGACCTTCGCCGCCGGCCGCTTGCCGCTTGCTTTGCGTTTCGCTGTCATGATTTCTCCTTCGCCAGGCTCCGCACGATCCCCGGCACGATCTTATCCATCGCCACGGCGCCGAGGTTCCGGACCCCGGCCTTGCCGCGTTTCTTGGCTACATCCCGTTCGGCCCGCTCACAGAATGCCTCAAATTGGCCCGGATTGAGGCTGTGGCTGAATTTCTTGACCCAGGCCGATGCCCAGGCCCCCAAGACGCTCCGATCGCTCCTAGAGGCCGTGGTAGCGTCCGCCGGGGCCTCGCGGCCCAGGACCGCCCGGAACATCCGCCGGGCGAAATCCATCGCCAGAGGATCGCTCCAGTGCAGGTAGTCGCCCAGTCTGCCGGCGTCGTCGGCCAGAGCTGACGGGGAGCGACGGTTGCGGACGGCTCCGCGGTTGTCGCTCCCCTGGTCAGAATCAGGCAGGTTGGCAGGCTCTGTGGGGCTGTCCCTGTGCCCTGTGCCCTGTGCCTGTCCCTGTGGGTGTCCCTGTCCCTGTCGGCTGTCGCTGTCGTCTGTCCCTGTCGCTGGCTCGCGCTGACAATCTCTAGAACCTGACAAGAGCGCGCGCGCATGCTTGCCTGTGGGCTGTCGCCTGTCCCCTGTCCCTGTCACTGTCCCTGTCTTCTCTCTGCTGTCTCTGTCTGAAACCTGGACCCCATACTCACCCCTAGAATCCCCCCCTATAGTCCCCCCCTTTTTCCCCTCTCTTTCCCCTAAACCGTCGCGGATCTGGCGTTGTCCGTCGCCCGGTTTCCGCCCGCCGGGCTTCCACGATTCCATCGCCAGCTTCTCCGCGTGCGTCAGGTACACCAGGGCCCCAACCTCCAGCATCACCGAGAGCGTGGCGTTGAGCGTCTCGGGATCGATTCCCCACTGGAAACACAGCCGCGTCGGTTCGCCCCACTCCACGCCCCAGTAGTTCGCCTTGGCCATCATCCGCCAGACGTTGATCACGCCCATCTGCACCGCCGGCGTCGCCCCGGCGAACCAGGGCTTTCGCCAGAGCGAGTCGTACAGGGGCAGCCAGGCCGGCTCCCGGCGCAAATGCTGCCACACACCCCAGGGCCCCCGCGCATTGACCACGGCCAGCCAGGGTGAGGCCAGGCAGAACCGCTGCGCAGGCTTGGCCGGCCACGGGAACCGGTGCAGCGACCAACTGATCACCGACGCCGGCGAGGGCGATCCCTCGCCAGGCGCCCCGGCCGCAGCGGCCGCAGGTGCCATCCGTGTTTTGCTCATCTGATTCTGCACTCCACACGATACTCGGACCGCCTGCGGAGCGGGTCACCCCACCGACTCGCTCTCGCGGGGATCCGCGACCTAACCCGCGGTCAAGGGGGCACGTTCCCCCCCTGACCGAGGCTCTGACTGTTCTGAGGTTTTGGGGTGGCGAAGCGACGGCGTCCACTGCTCGCACGTCGTCGCTGCGCCCGTTTGTATCATGTAATGCGCCACGGCGTCATGACAGTGACACACCGGCGCCACCCGGCCAAATCCGACGAGGATCGCCTTCCACCATCGGCATCGTTCGCAGGTCTGATACATCATTTCGCTGGTGTCCTCGGATCGATCCTCAAACTCGATCGCCGCCTCCAACGCCGCAGTTTTGTCCGCCGGCGGGGCCGGCGTGTACAAGATCGGGCTGTGGTTCCATTGAGCCCCCAGACTCCGGCAGTTGCCGTGGCGGTCGATCAACCCATCAACGCTCGTTTGCCGCACCCGCACCGGCATCCTCCCGCATTCGCCGCCGAAGCCGCGCCGCCAAGCTGTGCAACGCCGCGCCCGTCGCGTCCAACTGATCTGCGGTCAGCCAGAACGACCCATGCCCGCGCACCTGGGCCAGGGCCTGCGAGTAGTCGTCGATCTCCATTTCCAGATAGTTGTCCCGTGAGTTGCCCTGCACTCTCACCAGTCGGTCTGTGATATCGATCCCGCTCATTCCATTCTCCACGATTGCACGATCATCTCCGCCTCAACGAGTGCCTGGTACCGCCCGCGGGACAGGATGACCGCCGGCCAGGGCGCAGCCGCCGGCTGGTTAGGATCGAGAAAGATAACCCGCTCGCTGTCCGGCACCACGATGACGGCTGAGTTCCTTGGCCACCTGCAGCCACTGGTCGTACAGAGCCATAGCATCGCCAGTGCCGCGGGCCACAGCCATCTCATGGGCCTTCTTGGCCCGGTCCCATTGCTCGTTGAGTTCCGCATACCGTTTCTCCCACCGGGCCCGCGCCGTGAGCCGGTCCGTATAGAGCAACACCACCAGGCCCGCCAGGGCCGCCACCGCCGTCGCCACCGCCGCAATCGTGTTGATCATGGCGTCGGCCCCGGCTGGACCGCCTTGCCGGGCACCTTGGCCGCGTCGTAGCCGCCCGAGGTCGCCAGGCCCATGATGATCCCGCTCATCACGCGGGCCTGGATCGTGTCCCCCATGCCCAGTACAATCGCAGCTCCGATCGCCAGGGCCAGCGACAGCAGCGGGAACCACGGCTGGAGCTTGGCCAGCGGCTCGATGCCCTTGAGAAACTGCATCGCCACCGCCAGCAGCGGAATCGTCGCCAACATCTGGGGGGTAAGTGTCACGGTCATTTCACTGGTGTCCATCGGATTTCCTTTCCATACATTGCTGCACAATGTCCTTAAGTGTCATGGGATCGTCTCCTCTGTGTCTCTGGGGTGAACCAATTCCCACTCTTCCGGGATCGGCGTCGAGTTCGTCGCTCGCCCATCGCCCCAAATGTCCAGGTCCAGGCCGCTGCAATCCAGCCCTCTGCGTTCATCCGCGTTCATCTGCGGTTCCTCCCTCCGCGTCCTCTGTGTCCCCTGCGGTTATCGTCTTTTTCCGCCCGATATGGAAATGCCATTCGTCTCCATACCCACTCGCACCCCTCCCCCGGACATGACAGGTCACGCAGTACACAGGCGCATTCCCCGCCCGGGTGAAACAACCCGTCAAATCCGTTCACCGTAAGCCACTGTCGCACAATTTCCTTTAGTGTCATGCGACGATCCTTATCCTTTGATCGTCTCGGCCTCGTACAGGATGATCCGCTCTGCGAACCCGAATTCCTGTCGCCGGAGCAATTGCACCGCCTCTTCTCGTCCTGGCGCCACGATCAGCCGATAGCGGGCGATCTGGTCGTACACCCCGTCGGAGTAGACCGATCGATATACCATCCGCCAGACCGAGGGGGCGATCAGCTCCAGTCCCTGGGGCGTGTCCCCCCGCTGGAGCGCAAAGCGGACTGCCTCGGCCCAGTCCGGTCGTTCCTCGACGGGAGGCAGCCCCCGCGCCGGCGGGCGCATTACCCCGTCCTCCGGCGGTGGGCACTCAATTCCTCGAGCATCCTCTGGCATTCGCGTTGCCGGTCCCCGTCGATGTCCGATTCGGTTTCCTCGGTCTCCGCCGGCCCCAGGACCACCGCCAGGACCGCGCAGACCCCCAGCATCACGCCGCCGAGGATCCCGGCCAGTCCCAGCAGCATTGCCGCCAATTTCCACCAATCCCACATACCTTGTCCCTTCC
This region includes:
- a CDS encoding LuxR C-terminal-related transcriptional regulator; this encodes MTRRDRREQLGPVIGRLPDLEPTMRISYERFADPARWRRMAEDLGITIRELQVALLLLKGLSLAEIGSALGIQKGTVHTYNQRLHQRLRVRNRAELVTTIVLASGILLPANSKEYP
- a CDS encoding terminase family protein; its protein translation is MSDGFAMLTDRQIAMIGRKILAYRALPEARKFHSSQAKYRWFFGGNRSGKSESNIGYDLCAFALGVHPWRRTPAGAVLWAIAPTWEMVGKILWQEKIKAYLPMRRLKGIVWHNKGADIPKELLIDNGARIELKAFEQGRVAFQGRAVDAIYCDEQCEHDSASIMDELVMRLADRNGYMAWSATPLIAQDWMEKRERDPGPQDAVFHADLNDNRKSRGGYIDDAEIDARIAAWPEEVQATRIRGYFAAFLGAVYKTFRREVHVQEIELPADAQHYQGIDLGFNNPFVCLCAARYGADRRWHVYAEHYQARESLAWHAAKIRAMTGRTRIVARWADHDAQDIYELRQLGIETLPAKKDIRLGIELVQAKLKVQADGRPQLTISPRCPNTIREMIAYRWRQGTQTRDPRDEPEKQDDHCPDALRYLLYSTEGARYFGSDAT